The following are from one region of the Periophthalmus magnuspinnatus isolate fPerMag1 chromosome 5, fPerMag1.2.pri, whole genome shotgun sequence genome:
- the inka2 gene encoding PAK4-inhibitor INKA2 — MERQVHKPESKSMDSCLRRLKQEVLSMKEAGDGLHAQMNSMMGALQELKLLQVQTALENLDITGRPINRGIPHVPDTASGKGLRFDHSMLPETNPSPVPSLVSGNTTMSRESNCMSQSGSSMGTSTTSSSSFESDSGSSRSSRSANNQESIPKRWSGYTAPQVDFCGPTVGNPPPEPYSQKSQHRSQFMDLPGILYSLSKEGPSMDSECNQDNADDASDWTSSLMNQCRNRQPLVLGDNVFADLVGNWLDLPEVEREDMEEDEMRMEDAKNGNGMPDKLDSQQMRLSRSQEFCRKFTLTTNIFKKFLRSVRPDRDKLLKERPGWPEMTEADLFKRPKKGGAKVSKGSFYLPFWANGQQGKGRPCPNLNELERQQLQQQQHFPQCHQQPFTGIYLDSRQPQNGTVDRMPPLFDYNTAVWV, encoded by the exons ATGGAGCGCCAGGTTCACAAGCCGGAGAGCAAAAGCATGGATTCGTGTCTCAGGCGACTCAAACAGGAGGTG TTGTCGATGAAAGAAGCCGGAGATGGGCTACACGCTCAGATGAACTCCATGATGGGAGCTCTGCAAGAACTCAAGCTCCTCCAGGTCCAAACCGCTCTCGAAAACCTCGACATCACGGGACGCCCCATCAATCGTGGGATACCACACGTCCCGGACACCGCTTCAGGGAAAGGCCTCAGGTTTGACCACAGCATGCTGCCAGAAACCAACCCGAGTCCGGTGCCAAGCCTAGTGAGCGGAAACaccacaatgagcagagaaagTAACTGCATGTCCCAAAGTGGAAGCAGTATGGGGACCTCAACCACATCGTCGTCAAGTTTTGAGTCtgacagtggtagtagtagaagttcaAGAAGTGCAAATAACCAAGAGTCTATTCCAAAACGCTGGTCGGGATACACAGCTCCCCAAGTGGACTTTTGTGGACCAACAGTTGGAAACCCCCCACCTGAGCCATATTCACAAAAAAGCCAGCACCGCTCCCAATTTATGGATCTTCCTGGGATTCTCTACAGTCTTTCAAAAGAAGGACCATCTATGGACAGTGAATGCAACCAAGACAACGCAGACGATGCAAGCGACTGGACCTCTTCACTTATGAACCAATGTCGCAACCGCCAACCGCTAGTTTTAGGTGATAATGTTTTCGCAGATCTTGTAGGGAACTGGCTCGACCTCCCAGAAGTGGAAAGAGAAGACATGGAAGAAGACGAGATGAGGATGGAGGATGCAAAGAACGGGAACGGGATGCCGGATAAACTTGACAGTCAGCAGATGCGCCTAAGCAGATCTCAGGAGTTTTGCCGGAAATTCACGCTCACTACAAACATTTTCAAGAAGTTCCTAAGGAGTGTACGTCCCGATAGAGACAAGCTGTTGAAAGAACGACCAGGTTGGCCTGAAATGACAGAGGCCGATTTGTTCAAAAGGCCaaagaagggaggagctaaggTGTCAAAGGGCAGCTTTTACTTACCATTCTGGGCAAACGGACAGCAGGGAAAAGGCAGGCCATGCCCCAATCTGAATGAACTCGAGAGGCAACAACTTCAGCAACAGCAGCACTTCCCCCAGTGTCATCAGCAACCCTTCACTGGGATTTACTTGGACAGTAGACAGCCGCAGAATGGCACTGTGGATAGAATGCCTCCCTTGTTTGACTACAACACAGCTGTGTGGGTCTGA